One genomic window of Pseudomonas sp. LFM046 includes the following:
- a CDS encoding LysR family transcriptional regulator — translation MDLASLNAFIAIAETGSFSEAGERLHLTQPAVSKRIASLEQQLSVRLFDRLGREVSLTEAGRALLPRAYQILNVLDDTRRALSNLSGDISGRLTLATSHHIGLHRLPPLLRAFTRAYPQVALDIQFLDSEVAYEEILHGRVELAVITLAPETALPVQAVPVWNDPLDFVAAPEHPLARDKTIFLPDVARHPAVFPGGNTFTHHIVRRMFEAEGLTPNIAMSTNYMETIKMMVSIGIAWSVLPRTMLDDSVVRLPLQDIQLSRQLGYILHTERTLSNAAKAFMALLDAQRDNLAYL, via the coding sequence ATGGATTTGGCCAGCCTCAACGCCTTCATCGCCATCGCCGAGACCGGCAGCTTTTCCGAAGCGGGAGAACGCTTGCACCTGACCCAGCCGGCGGTGAGTAAGCGCATCGCCTCCCTGGAGCAGCAACTCAGCGTGCGTCTTTTCGACCGCCTGGGACGCGAAGTAAGCCTGACCGAGGCCGGACGCGCCTTACTCCCCCGGGCCTACCAGATTCTCAACGTCCTGGACGATACCCGCCGCGCCCTGAGCAACCTCTCCGGCGACATCAGTGGCCGCCTGACCCTCGCCACCAGCCACCATATCGGCCTGCACCGCCTGCCTCCGCTGCTGCGCGCCTTCACCAGGGCGTACCCGCAGGTGGCCCTGGACATCCAGTTCCTCGACTCCGAAGTGGCCTACGAGGAAATCCTCCATGGCCGTGTGGAACTGGCCGTGATCACCCTCGCGCCGGAAACCGCACTTCCGGTGCAGGCGGTACCGGTCTGGAACGACCCGCTGGACTTCGTCGCCGCACCGGAGCACCCGCTGGCCCGCGACAAGACCATCTTTCTCCCCGACGTGGCGCGGCATCCGGCGGTCTTCCCCGGCGGCAACACCTTCACCCACCACATCGTCCGCCGCATGTTCGAGGCCGAGGGCCTGACGCCGAACATCGCCATGAGCACCAACTACATGGAGACCATCAAGATGATGGTCTCCATCGGTATCGCCTGGAGTGTGCTGCCCCGCACCATGCTCGACGACTCGGTGGTACGCCTGCCGCTGCAGGATATCCAGTTGTCCCGCCAGCTCGGCTACATCCTCCACACCGAACGCACCCTGTCCAACGCCGCCAAGGCCTTCATGGCTCTGCTGGACGCTCAACGCGACAACCTTGCGTACCTGTAA
- the leuC gene encoding 3-isopropylmalate dehydratase large subunit: MAGKTLYDKLWDAHEVKRRDDGSSLIYIDRHILHEVTSPQAFEGLRLAGRKPWRIDANIATPDHNVPTTRAERQGGLEAIADEVSRIQVKTLDENCDDFGILEFKMNDVRQGIVHVVGPEQGATLPGMTVVCGDSHTSTHGAFGALAHGIGTSEVEHVLATQCLVAKKMKNMQVRVEGKLPAGVTAKDIVLAVIGKIGTAGGNGHALEFAGSAIRDLSVEGRMTICNMAIEAGARVGLVAVDEKTIAYVEGRPFAPKGADWEKAVAAWRDLVSDADAHFDTVVELRAEDIIPQVSWGTSPEMVLPVDQRVPDPAVEADPVKRGSIERALKYMGLAANQAITDIQLDRVFIGSCTNSRIEDLRAAAEVAKGRKVASTIKQALVVPGSGLVKQQAEKEGLDKIFIEAGFEWREPGCSMCLAMNPDRLESGEHCASTSNRNFEGRQGAGGRTHLVSPAMAAAAAVTGRFIDVRELLK; this comes from the coding sequence ATGGCCGGCAAGACGCTCTACGACAAGCTCTGGGATGCTCACGAGGTGAAGCGCCGCGACGATGGTTCGTCGCTGATCTACATCGACCGTCACATCCTCCACGAAGTGACCTCTCCGCAGGCCTTCGAAGGGCTGCGCCTGGCCGGTCGCAAGCCCTGGCGCATCGACGCCAACATCGCCACCCCGGACCACAACGTGCCCACCACCCGTGCCGAGCGCCAGGGTGGCCTCGAAGCCATCGCCGACGAAGTGTCGCGCATCCAGGTCAAGACCCTGGACGAGAACTGTGACGATTTCGGCATCCTCGAATTCAAGATGAACGACGTGCGCCAGGGCATCGTCCACGTGGTCGGTCCGGAGCAGGGCGCCACCCTCCCGGGCATGACCGTGGTCTGCGGCGACTCCCACACCTCCACCCACGGCGCCTTCGGTGCGCTGGCCCACGGCATTGGTACCTCCGAGGTCGAGCACGTGCTGGCCACCCAGTGCCTGGTGGCGAAGAAGATGAAAAACATGCAGGTGCGCGTGGAGGGCAAACTGCCCGCCGGCGTCACTGCCAAGGACATCGTGCTGGCTGTGATCGGCAAGATCGGCACTGCGGGCGGCAACGGCCATGCCCTGGAGTTCGCCGGCAGCGCCATCCGTGACCTGTCCGTCGAAGGCCGCATGACCATCTGCAACATGGCCATCGAAGCCGGTGCCCGTGTGGGCCTGGTGGCCGTGGATGAGAAAACCATCGCCTATGTAGAAGGCCGCCCCTTCGCGCCGAAGGGCGCTGACTGGGAAAAGGCCGTGGCCGCCTGGCGTGACCTGGTGTCCGACGCCGATGCCCACTTCGATACCGTGGTCGAACTGCGTGCCGAAGACATCATTCCCCAGGTCAGCTGGGGTACTTCGCCGGAAATGGTGCTGCCGGTGGATCAGCGTGTGCCGGACCCGGCCGTCGAAGCCGATCCGGTCAAGCGCGGCTCCATCGAGCGCGCCCTGAAGTACATGGGCCTTGCCGCCAACCAGGCGATCACCGATATCCAGCTGGACCGCGTTTTCATCGGCTCCTGCACCAACTCCCGCATCGAGGACCTGCGTGCCGCCGCCGAAGTGGCCAAGGGCCGCAAGGTCGCTTCGACCATCAAGCAGGCGCTGGTGGTGCCGGGCTCGGGCCTGGTCAAGCAGCAGGCCGAGAAGGAAGGCCTGGACAAGATCTTCATCGAGGCCGGCTTCGAATGGCGTGAACCGGGCTGCTCCATGTGCCTGGCCATGAACCCGGATCGCCTGGAGAGCGGCGAGCATTGCGCGTCCACCTCCAACCGCAACTTCGAGGGGCGTCAGGGTGCCGGTGGTCGTACCCACCTGGTCAGCCCGGCCATGGCTGCCGCTGCCGCGGTGACCGGCCGTTTCATCGATGTTCGCGAGTTGCTCAAGTAA
- the leuD gene encoding 3-isopropylmalate dehydratase small subunit, with product MKAFTQHTGLVAPLDRANVDTDQIIPKQFLKSIKRTGFGPNLFDEWRYLDVGQPNQDNSKRPVNKEFVLNFPRYQGASVLLARENFGCGSSREHAPWALDEYGFRAIIAPSYADIFFNNSFKNGLLPIILKDEEVDELFKQCEAAEGYQLTVDLAAQTVTRPDGKQYSFEVDAFRKHCLLNGLDDIGLTLQDADAIKAFEGQYRANSPWLFRDA from the coding sequence ATGAAAGCCTTTACCCAACACACCGGTCTCGTCGCTCCGCTGGATCGCGCCAACGTCGACACCGATCAGATCATTCCCAAGCAGTTCCTGAAGTCCATCAAGCGCACCGGCTTCGGCCCGAACCTGTTCGACGAGTGGCGCTACCTGGACGTGGGCCAGCCGAACCAGGACAACTCCAAGCGTCCGGTGAACAAGGAGTTCGTGCTGAACTTCCCGCGCTACCAGGGTGCCAGCGTGCTGCTCGCCCGCGAGAACTTCGGCTGCGGCTCCTCCCGTGAACATGCGCCCTGGGCCCTGGACGAGTACGGCTTCCGCGCCATCATCGCGCCGAGCTACGCCGACATCTTCTTCAACAACAGCTTCAAGAACGGCCTGCTGCCGATCATCCTCAAGGACGAAGAAGTCGACGAACTGTTCAAGCAGTGCGAGGCCGCCGAGGGCTACCAGCTGACCGTCGACCTGGCGGCGCAGACCGTGACCCGTCCGGACGGCAAGCAGTACAGCTTCGAGGTGGACGCCTTCCGTAAGCATTGCCTGCTCAACGGCCTGGACGATATCGGCCTGACCCTGCAGGACGCTGACGCGATCAAGGCATTCGAGGGCCAGTACCGCGCAAATAGCCCCTGGCTGTTCCGCGACGCCTGA
- a CDS encoding class I SAM-dependent methyltransferase, with protein sequence MTDKAHEQVVQRQFGEQAAAYLSSAVHAQGAEFALLQAEVAGRGDARVLDLGCGAGHVAFQVAPLVGEVVAYDLSEQMLDVVASAAAQRGLGNVVTQKGAAEALPFADASFDFVFSRYSAHHWSDLGVALREVRRVLKPGGVAAFIDVASPGRPLLDTHLQAVEVLRDTSHVRNYSPAEWLRQVAESGLSTRSHARQRLRLEFASWVERMRTPMVFREAILALQNAVGHEVREYFEIAADGSFSTDVLVLWAER encoded by the coding sequence GTGACTGACAAGGCCCATGAGCAGGTGGTCCAGCGCCAGTTCGGCGAACAGGCTGCTGCTTATCTCAGTAGTGCCGTGCATGCCCAGGGCGCCGAGTTCGCCCTACTGCAGGCCGAGGTGGCAGGGCGCGGCGATGCCCGCGTGCTCGATCTCGGCTGTGGCGCCGGCCATGTGGCCTTCCAGGTTGCACCGCTGGTCGGCGAGGTCGTCGCCTACGACCTTTCCGAGCAGATGCTCGACGTGGTGGCCAGCGCCGCCGCCCAGCGTGGCCTCGGCAACGTGGTCACGCAGAAGGGGGCGGCCGAGGCACTGCCCTTCGCCGATGCCAGCTTCGACTTCGTCTTCAGCCGCTATTCGGCGCACCACTGGAGCGACCTGGGCGTCGCCCTGCGCGAGGTGCGCCGCGTTCTGAAGCCGGGCGGCGTGGCCGCCTTCATCGATGTCGCCTCGCCGGGACGGCCGCTGCTCGATACCCACCTGCAAGCGGTGGAAGTGCTGCGTGACACCAGCCACGTGCGCAACTACTCGCCCGCCGAGTGGCTGCGCCAGGTGGCCGAGTCCGGCTTGTCCACACGCAGCCATGCCCGCCAGCGGCTGCGCCTGGAATTCGCCTCCTGGGTCGAGCGCATGCGTACGCCGATGGTGTTCCGTGAGGCGATCCTGGCCCTGCAGAATGCGGTGGGTCATGAGGTTCGCGAGTATTTCGAGATTGCCGCGGACGGCTCCTTCAGCACCGATGTCCTGGTGCTCTGGGCCGAACGCTAG
- the leuB gene encoding 3-isopropylmalate dehydrogenase: MSKQILILPGDGIGPEIMAEAVKVLELANDKFQLGFELTEDVIGGAAIDKHGVPLADETLERARKADAVLLGAVGGPKWDKIERDIRPERGLLKIRSQLGLFANLRPAILYPQLAEASSLKPEVVSGLNILIVRELTGGIYFGQPREQRVLENGERQAYDTLPYSESEIRRIARVGFDMARVRDKKLCSVDKANVLASSQLWREVVEEVAKDYPDVELSHMYVDNAAMQLVRAPKQFDVMVTDNMFGDILSDEASMLTGSIGMLPSASLDSNNKGMYEPCHGSAPDIAGQGIANPLATILSVSMMLRYSFNQTAAADAIEKAVSLVLEQGLRTGDIYSAGATKVGTREMGDAVVAALRNL; this comes from the coding sequence ATGAGCAAGCAGATTCTGATTCTCCCCGGTGACGGTATCGGTCCGGAGATCATGGCCGAAGCGGTCAAGGTGCTGGAGCTGGCCAACGACAAGTTCCAGCTCGGTTTCGAACTGACCGAGGACGTCATCGGCGGCGCCGCCATCGACAAGCACGGCGTGCCCCTGGCCGACGAGACCCTGGAGCGTGCCCGCAAGGCAGACGCCGTACTGCTGGGCGCCGTGGGCGGTCCGAAGTGGGACAAGATCGAGCGTGACATCCGCCCGGAGCGCGGCCTGCTGAAAATCCGTTCGCAGCTGGGCCTGTTCGCCAACCTGCGTCCGGCCATCCTTTATCCGCAACTGGCCGAAGCCTCCAGCCTCAAGCCGGAAGTGGTCTCCGGTCTGAACATCCTAATCGTCCGCGAGCTGACCGGCGGCATCTACTTCGGCCAGCCCCGCGAGCAGCGCGTGCTGGAGAACGGTGAGCGCCAGGCCTACGACACCCTGCCGTACAGCGAGAGCGAAATCCGCCGCATCGCCCGTGTCGGCTTCGACATGGCCCGTGTCCGCGACAAGAAGCTCTGCTCCGTGGACAAGGCCAACGTCCTGGCTTCCAGCCAGCTGTGGCGCGAAGTGGTAGAGGAAGTGGCCAAGGACTACCCGGATGTCGAACTCAGCCATATGTACGTCGACAACGCCGCCATGCAGCTGGTGCGTGCACCCAAGCAGTTCGACGTGATGGTCACCGACAACATGTTCGGCGACATCCTGTCGGATGAGGCTTCCATGCTCACCGGCTCCATCGGCATGCTGCCTTCAGCCTCGCTGGATTCGAACAACAAGGGCATGTACGAACCCTGCCATGGCTCGGCGCCGGACATCGCCGGCCAGGGCATCGCCAACCCGTTGGCGACCATACTCTCTGTATCGATGATGCTCCGCTACAGCTTCAACCAGACTGCTGCCGCCGACGCCATCGAAAAGGCCGTCAGCCTGGTGCTGGAGCAGGGCCTGCGGACTGGCGATATCTACTCTGCCGGTGCGACCAAGGTCGGTACGCGCGAGATGGGCGATGCAGTGGTCGCAGCACTGCGGAATCTGTAA
- the asd gene encoding aspartate-semialdehyde dehydrogenase — MKRVGLIGWRGMVGSVLMQRMLEERDFDLIEPVFFTTSNVGGQGPAVGKDIAPLKDAYSIDELKSLDVILTCQGGDYTTEVFPKLREAGWQGYWIDAASSLRMQDDAVIVLDPVNRRVIDQQLDAGTKNYIGGNCTVSLMLMALGGLFEAGLVEWMSAMTYQAASGAGAQNMRELIKQMGAINGAVADDLANPASAILDIDRKVAEAMRGEDFPAEHFGVPLAGSLIPWIDKELPNGQSREEWKGQAETNKILGRFKSPIPVDGICVRIGAMRCHSQALTIKLNKDVPIADIEGMISQHNPWVKLVPNQREISMRELTPTAVTGTLTVPVGRLRKLNMGSQYLGAFTVGDQLLWGAAEPLRRMLRILLER; from the coding sequence ATGAAGCGTGTAGGTCTGATCGGTTGGCGCGGCATGGTGGGTTCCGTTCTCATGCAGCGAATGCTGGAAGAGCGGGATTTCGACCTGATCGAGCCGGTGTTCTTCACCACTTCCAATGTCGGTGGCCAGGGCCCCGCGGTCGGCAAGGACATTGCCCCGCTGAAGGACGCCTACAGCATTGACGAGCTGAAGAGCCTCGATGTGATCCTGACCTGCCAGGGCGGCGACTACACGACTGAGGTGTTCCCCAAGCTGCGCGAGGCCGGTTGGCAGGGCTACTGGATCGACGCCGCCTCCAGCCTGCGCATGCAGGATGACGCGGTAATCGTCCTCGACCCGGTAAACCGCAGGGTCATCGACCAGCAGCTGGATGCGGGCACCAAGAACTATATCGGCGGCAACTGCACCGTCAGCCTGATGCTGATGGCCCTGGGCGGCCTGTTCGAAGCCGGTCTGGTGGAGTGGATGAGCGCCATGACCTACCAGGCAGCCTCCGGTGCCGGCGCGCAGAACATGCGCGAGCTGATCAAGCAGATGGGTGCCATCAATGGCGCCGTCGCCGATGACCTGGCCAACCCGGCCAGCGCCATCCTCGACATCGACCGCAAGGTGGCCGAAGCCATGCGCGGCGAAGACTTCCCCGCTGAGCACTTCGGTGTTCCCCTGGCCGGCAGCCTGATCCCCTGGATCGACAAGGAACTGCCCAATGGCCAGAGCCGCGAGGAGTGGAAGGGCCAGGCCGAGACCAACAAGATCCTCGGCCGCTTCAAGAGCCCGATCCCGGTGGACGGCATCTGCGTGCGCATCGGCGCAATGCGCTGCCACAGCCAGGCGCTGACCATCAAGCTGAACAAGGATGTGCCGATCGCCGACATCGAAGGCATGATCAGCCAGCACAACCCCTGGGTGAAGCTGGTGCCGAACCAGCGCGAAATCAGCATGCGCGAGCTGACCCCTACCGCCGTGACCGGCACCCTGACCGTTCCGGTCGGCCGTCTGCGCAAGCTCAACATGGGTTCGCAGTACCTCGGCGCTTTCACCGTTGGTGACCAGCTCCTCTGGGGCGCCGCCGAGCCCCTGCGCCGCATGCTGCGTATCCTGCTGGAGCGTTGA
- a CDS encoding aspartate-semialdehyde dehydrogenase, translated as MSQSLDIAVIGATGTVGETLVQILEEREFPVGNLYLLASGESAGASVPFKGRNLRVRDVAEFDFSLVKLAFFAAGEAVTRSFASKAVAAGCSLIDLSGALDPAVAPSLVPEANPQLLETLVAPYQLTSPSASAVALACVLAPLKDLAKPQRLSVMASLAVSSRGREGVTELARQTAELLNARPLEPRFFDRQIAFNILAQAGAPDAEGHIALERRLAGEVRQLLGEPALRVSATCALAPVFFGDSLAVSLVAEQAVDVTAVRGRLAQAPGVEFVEEEGDYPTAVGDAVGQDSVYVGRVRGGLDDPCELNLWIASDNARKGAALNAVQSAELLIKHYLSKILT; from the coding sequence ATGAGCCAGTCCCTCGACATCGCCGTGATCGGCGCCACCGGCACCGTCGGCGAAACCCTCGTCCAGATCCTCGAAGAGCGGGAATTCCCGGTCGGCAACCTTTACCTGTTGGCCAGCGGCGAGTCTGCCGGCGCGTCGGTGCCCTTCAAGGGGCGCAACCTGCGGGTGCGGGACGTGGCCGAGTTCGATTTCTCCCTGGTGAAACTGGCTTTCTTTGCCGCGGGCGAGGCAGTGACCCGCAGTTTCGCTTCCAAGGCGGTCGCGGCCGGCTGTTCGCTCATCGACCTGTCCGGCGCCCTGGACCCGGCTGTAGCCCCCAGCCTGGTGCCTGAGGCCAACCCGCAACTGTTGGAGACCCTGGTCGCGCCGTATCAGTTGACCAGTCCCAGCGCTTCGGCCGTTGCCCTGGCCTGCGTGCTGGCACCGCTCAAGGATCTGGCGAAGCCCCAGCGTCTGAGCGTCATGGCCAGCCTTGCAGTGTCCAGTCGCGGCCGTGAAGGTGTCACCGAACTGGCCCGGCAGACTGCCGAGCTTCTCAATGCGCGTCCCCTTGAACCGCGCTTTTTCGATCGGCAGATCGCGTTCAACATCCTGGCCCAGGCCGGGGCGCCGGATGCTGAGGGGCATATCGCCCTGGAGCGCCGCTTGGCGGGCGAGGTCAGGCAGTTGCTCGGTGAGCCTGCTCTTCGAGTTTCCGCCACCTGCGCCCTGGCACCGGTTTTCTTCGGTGACAGCCTGGCCGTCTCCCTGGTGGCCGAGCAGGCCGTGGATGTGACGGCAGTGCGCGGGCGCCTTGCGCAAGCACCGGGCGTCGAGTTCGTGGAAGAGGAGGGCGACTATCCGACCGCTGTCGGCGACGCCGTGGGGCAGGATTCGGTATATGTAGGAAGGGTTCGGGGTGGGCTGGATGACCCGTGCGAACTCAATTTGTGGATTGCTTCAGATAATGCAAGAAAAGGCGCTGCGCTCAATGCTGTGCAGTCTGCCGAGTTGTTGATAAAACACTATCTGTCAAAGATACTTACCTGA
- a CDS encoding FimV/HubP family polar landmark protein — MVRVRKLVLAIAAASALTSGMANALGLGEVTLRSSLNQPLDAEIELLEVRDLASAEVKPTLASPEEFSKAGVDRQYFLQDLKFTPVLKPNGRSVIRVTSTKPVREPYLNFLVEVLWPSGRLLREYTLLLDPPLYSPQTAVAAAPRIPVAAPAPAPRPAVAPAPAPVRTAPAASAAAAPRPSASAPAPAPKTPTDQYRTTSRDTLWEIAERSRASGSVHQAMLAIQDLNPDAFVDGNINRLKSGQVLRLPDEKQIASRSQADAIAQVQAQNAAWRDGRSLAGEGKRQLDATKRASAGDAPEKVETQDNLRLVSAASGKASSGSDKGANGESKALSDKLAVTQESLDSTRRENDELKSRLGDLQSQMDKLQRLIQLKDDQLAKLQSDMAAQGKPAPAAAAPAEPAQPAEAPAQPAPAAPAEPVSTAPAAPAQPAEAPAQPAIAEQPAAPAQPAAPVAAEPAKPAAPAKPAEAAQPAKPAQPAPIAEPPQSSIIDDVLANPMLLLAAGGSALVALLVLLMILSRRNALKEAELQNSLAAQDDDSTFDSDLDRKDDSFAASLDSAELEPAVGAAPTKAEDRVTAQTGDVISEADIYIAYGRFNQAAELLQNAINDEPHRGDLRLKLMEVHAELGDREGFARQERELREIGGAGSDIEQLKGKYPAMAAVAVAATAAAGLAAADDLSTFSLDDLGLDDTPAAAPAAAGSDLADAFDLSLDDLGSELDLELSDGKSADIQPDVAPVNELSLDDLELDAPVAPSKADSDLDFDLDIGADEELLTGDEGLELSDDLADFSLDLEPTAKPATADEDEFLLSLDSDFDAPLTVEEPAPAAQPASAGLLDLPADFDLSLPDEPVAEPIADDDSFSAQLDEVTAELDQLSDSLQQAPEPVAVLEDEAPELDMGLGEEDDFDFLTGTDETATKLDLARAYIDMGDTEGARDILDEVMSEGNDTQQQEARELIARLS, encoded by the coding sequence ATGGTTCGGGTTCGCAAACTTGTGCTGGCAATCGCGGCTGCATCCGCGCTGACTTCGGGTATGGCTAATGCCCTTGGGCTCGGGGAAGTCACCCTGCGTTCGTCCCTGAATCAGCCGCTGGACGCCGAGATCGAGCTGCTCGAAGTGCGTGATCTGGCCTCGGCCGAGGTCAAGCCGACCCTGGCCTCGCCGGAAGAGTTCTCCAAGGCCGGGGTGGACCGCCAATATTTCCTGCAGGACCTCAAGTTCACCCCCGTCCTCAAGCCGAACGGCCGCAGTGTCATTCGGGTGACTTCCACCAAGCCGGTCCGCGAACCCTATCTGAATTTCCTGGTCGAGGTGCTCTGGCCCAGTGGTCGCCTGCTGCGCGAATACACCTTGCTCCTCGATCCGCCGCTCTATTCGCCGCAAACGGCGGTAGCGGCGGCTCCGCGCATTCCCGTTGCGGCGCCTGCTCCGGCGCCGCGCCCTGCCGTTGCTCCGGCTCCGGCTCCGGTTCGCACCGCTCCGGCGGCCTCCGCTGCTGCTGCGCCGCGTCCGAGCGCTTCCGCTCCTGCGCCGGCACCCAAGACGCCGACTGACCAGTACCGCACCACTTCCCGCGACACCCTGTGGGAAATTGCAGAACGCAGTCGCGCCAGCGGCTCCGTTCATCAAGCCATGCTGGCCATCCAGGATCTGAATCCGGATGCCTTCGTCGACGGCAACATTAATCGACTGAAGAGTGGTCAGGTGCTGCGTCTGCCCGATGAAAAGCAGATCGCCAGCCGTTCCCAGGCGGACGCCATTGCTCAGGTCCAGGCGCAGAACGCCGCCTGGCGTGATGGCCGCAGTCTGGCGGGGGAGGGCAAGCGCCAGCTTGATGCCACCAAGCGTGCCAGCGCTGGTGACGCACCCGAGAAGGTCGAGACCCAGGACAATCTGCGTCTGGTTTCTGCCGCCAGCGGCAAGGCTTCCAGTGGCAGCGACAAAGGTGCCAATGGCGAGAGCAAGGCCCTCAGCGACAAGCTGGCCGTGACCCAGGAAAGCCTGGACTCGACCCGCCGCGAGAATGACGAGCTGAAGAGCCGTCTGGGCGATCTGCAGAGCCAGATGGACAAGTTGCAGCGCCTGATCCAGCTCAAGGACGATCAGCTCGCCAAGCTCCAGTCCGACATGGCTGCCCAGGGCAAGCCAGCACCGGCGGCGGCAGCCCCCGCAGAGCCCGCACAGCCTGCCGAGGCTCCCGCCCAGCCTGCGCCAGCCGCCCCGGCAGAACCCGTATCCACCGCTCCGGCTGCTCCGGCCCAGCCTGCCGAGGCTCCGGCTCAACCTGCAATCGCTGAACAGCCGGCAGCGCCCGCCCAACCCGCTGCGCCCGTAGCTGCAGAGCCTGCTAAGCCCGCAGCTCCTGCCAAGCCTGCGGAAGCTGCCCAGCCTGCTAAACCGGCACAACCCGCTCCGATTGCCGAGCCGCCGCAGTCCAGCATCATTGATGATGTGCTGGCCAACCCGATGCTGCTCCTGGCCGCAGGCGGCAGTGCTCTGGTGGCGCTGCTGGTGTTGCTGATGATCCTGTCCCGCCGCAATGCGCTGAAAGAAGCCGAGCTGCAGAACAGCCTCGCTGCGCAGGATGACGACAGTACCTTCGACAGCGACCTCGATCGGAAGGACGACAGCTTTGCAGCCTCCCTCGACAGCGCCGAGCTGGAGCCTGCCGTTGGCGCCGCTCCGACCAAGGCGGAAGATCGCGTAACCGCGCAGACCGGTGATGTGATCAGCGAGGCCGACATCTATATCGCCTACGGCCGTTTCAATCAGGCTGCCGAACTGCTGCAGAACGCCATCAACGACGAGCCCCATCGCGGTGACCTGCGTCTGAAACTGATGGAGGTCCATGCCGAGCTGGGTGATCGCGAAGGCTTCGCCCGTCAGGAGCGTGAACTCCGCGAGATCGGCGGTGCCGGCAGCGACATCGAGCAGTTGAAGGGCAAGTACCCGGCCATGGCTGCGGTTGCGGTTGCCGCAACTGCTGCTGCGGGTCTGGCCGCTGCCGATGACCTCAGCACGTTCAGCCTCGACGACCTCGGCCTGGACGATACCCCGGCTGCCGCTCCCGCCGCCGCTGGTTCCGATCTGGCCGACGCCTTCGACCTGAGCCTGGACGATCTGGGGTCCGAACTGGACCTTGAGCTGTCGGACGGGAAGTCGGCCGACATCCAGCCTGACGTGGCGCCGGTGAACGAACTGAGCCTCGACGACCTGGAACTGGACGCCCCGGTAGCGCCGTCCAAGGCTGACAGCGATCTGGATTTCGATCTGGACATCGGTGCCGACGAGGAGCTGCTGACCGGTGACGAGGGCCTGGAGCTCAGCGACGACCTCGCCGACTTCAGCCTCGACCTGGAGCCGACTGCAAAACCGGCCACCGCCGACGAAGACGAGTTCCTGCTCAGCCTGGACAGCGACTTTGACGCTCCGTTGACGGTCGAAGAGCCGGCTCCAGCGGCGCAGCCGGCCAGTGCCGGCCTGCTGGACCTGCCCGCTGACTTCGATCTGTCCCTGCCCGATGAGCCTGTCGCCGAGCCGATTGCCGATGACGACAGCTTCTCGGCCCAGCTGGACGAAGTCACCGCTGAACTGGACCAGCTGTCCGACAGCTTGCAGCAGGCGCCGGAGCCGGTTGCCGTGCTGGAAGACGAAGCGCCGGAACTGGACATGGGTCTGGGCGAGGAGGATGACTTCGATTTCCTCACCGGTACCGACGAAACCGCGACCAAGCTGGACCTGGCTCGCGCCTACATCGACATGGGTGACACCGAAGGTGCTCGCGACATCCTCGACGAGGTCATGTCCGAGGGGAATGACACCCAGCAACAGGAAGCGCGCGAACTGATCGCACGACTCAGCTGA
- a CDS encoding SGNH/GDSL hydrolase family protein: MDYADVIAHYQAGQPVQAVIIGNSVSCGYNADGAPIIKSISQPNGKLKVSERESDEAPGAPTMLRAFLRAKNPYSRIINLCGDGWDTNDHLGISTPASSINGQTDSVDEVLAMKPYPDVVFLPLQINDALHGLSLDTFVKNTDLIINRLRGAGIAVVMVKENFARIPTYQQFVAEVDHIAERHGLAVIDSYTPFGDGKGVLADYAHPNSAGHELIFEQYKKWFSNDVVRAFSGVPVNVKTSIGKVANN, from the coding sequence GTGGACTACGCGGACGTGATTGCGCATTACCAGGCAGGGCAGCCTGTTCAGGCTGTGATCATCGGCAACTCGGTTTCCTGCGGTTACAACGCAGACGGGGCGCCGATCATCAAGTCCATCAGCCAGCCGAACGGAAAGCTGAAAGTATCCGAGCGTGAAAGCGACGAAGCACCAGGTGCGCCGACCATGCTGCGGGCCTTCCTTCGAGCCAAGAATCCATACTCCCGCATTATCAACCTCTGCGGCGACGGCTGGGACACCAATGACCACCTCGGCATCAGCACACCGGCCAGCTCAATCAACGGGCAGACCGATAGCGTCGACGAGGTCTTGGCCATGAAGCCCTATCCGGATGTCGTGTTCTTGCCGTTGCAGATCAACGACGCGCTCCACGGGCTGAGTCTGGACACCTTCGTCAAGAACACCGACTTGATTATCAACCGCCTGCGTGGCGCTGGAATCGCAGTGGTGATGGTGAAGGAGAACTTCGCCAGGATCCCGACCTATCAGCAGTTCGTGGCCGAGGTTGATCACATCGCTGAGCGTCATGGCCTGGCGGTGATCGACAGCTACACGCCGTTCGGTGACGGTAAGGGTGTCCTGGCTGACTATGCGCACCCCAACTCGGCTGGTCACGAGTTGATATTCGAGCAGTACAAAAAGTGGTTCAGCAACGATGTGGTTCGGGCCTTCAGTGGGGTCCCAGTCAACGTCAAAACGAGCATCGGGAAGGTCGCCAACAACTGA